One Paralichthys olivaceus isolate ysfri-2021 chromosome 21, ASM2471397v2, whole genome shotgun sequence genomic window carries:
- the LOC138406003 gene encoding dynein axonemal heavy chain 9-like: MVLMAPRGKVPKDRSWKAAKVMMAKVDAFLDSLINFDKENIPATCLKAIQPYLKDPEFQPDLVAAKSNAAAGLCSWVLNIVRFYEVFCEVEPKRQALSEANAELAAAQKKLTAIKKKINLLNENLAKLTAKFEKATSDKLKCQQEAESTARTISLANRLVGGLVSENVRWAEAVENFKKQETSLCGDVLLITAFISYLGYFTKHYRLHLMENTWRSYFSQLKALSTLEEFRNLDQDIEGSSKRWKTFVECECPEREKFPQEWKNKNSLQKLCMMRALRPDRMTWCQAASCGYGMGKY, encoded by the exons ATGGTCCTGATGGCGCCTCGTGGGAAGGTCCCCAAGGATCGCAGCTGGAAGGCTGCAAAAGTGATGATGGCCAAGGTGGACGCGTTCTTGGACTCCCTCATAAACTTTGATAAAGAGAACATCCCAGCGACTTGCCTTAAAGCTATTCAGCCCTACCTCAAG GACCCAGAGTTCCAACCAGATCTGGTGGCAGCCAAGTCGAATGCAGCAGCCGGTCTGTGCTCTTGGGTTTTAAACATCGTCAGGTTCTATGAGGTTTTCTGCGAGGTGGAGCCCAAGCGTCAGGCGCTGAGCGAGGCCAATGCAGAGCTGGCTGCTGCACAGAAGAAGCTCACTGCCATCAAGAAGAAGATCAAT CTCCTTAATGAGAACCTGGCAAAGCTGACAGCCAAGTTTGAGAAAGCCACTTCAGACAAGCTCAAGTGCCAACAGGAAGCAGAATCAACCGCTCGGACCATTTCTTTGGCCAACCGTCTG GTGGGAGGTCTGGTCTCTGAGAATGTCCGCTGGGCAGAGGCCGTCGAAAACTTCAAGAAACAGGAGACGAGTTTGTGCGGGGATGTCCTCCTCATCACTGCCTTCATCTCTTACCTGGGATACTTCACCAAGCATTACAGACTGCACCTTATGGAGAACACATGGAGGTCTTATTTCAGTCAGCTGAAG GCCCTGAGCACCTTGGAAGAGTTCAGAAACCTGGATCAAGACATCGAAGGTTCATCCAAACGATGGAAGACGTTCGTGGAGTGTGAGTGTCCTGAAAGAGAGAAATTCCCCCAGGAGTGGAAGAACAAAAATTCACTTCAGAAGCTATGCATGATGAGGGCTCTGAGGCCTGACCGCATGACGTGGTGCCAAGCAGCATCCTGTGGCTATGGGATGGGAAAATATTAA
- the LOC138406001 gene encoding dynein axonemal heavy chain 9-like isoform X1, with protein MKGNPQAFSVVFQKAVLKAEQDDTLNQWVSNLIDSITSSVFLYTTRGLFECDKLTYIAQLAFQILTMKKEINPVELDFLLRYPVQPGLTSPVDFFSNHSWGGIKALSNLEEFRNLDQDIEGSAKRWKTFVECECPEREKFPQEWKNKNSLQKLCMMRALRPDRMTYAVRDFVEEKLGNKYANSRSLDFAISFKESGPATPMFFILSPGVDPLKDVEKHGNTLDCFIFNKL; from the exons ATGAAGGGAAATCCACAGGCATTCAGCGTGGTCTTCCAGAAAGCGGTTCTGAAGGCTGAGCAGGACGATACTCTGAACCAGTGGGTGTCCAACCTAATTGACAGCATCACCTCCTCAGTCTTCCTGTACACCACCAGAGGCCTGTTTGAGTGTGACAAGCTCACGTACATTGCTCAGCTCGCTTTCCAG ATCCTTacgatgaaaaaagaaataaacccTGTAGAGCTGGACTTCCTTCTGAGATACCCCGTCCAACCAGGTTTAACATCACCAGTGGATTTCTTTTCCAACCACTCCTGGGGCGGGATCAAG GCCCTGAGCAACTTGGAAGAGTTCAGAAACCTGGATCAAGACATCGAAGGTTCAGCCAAACGCTGGAAGACGTTCGTGGAGTGCGAGTGTCCTGAAAGAGAGAAATTCCCCCAGGAGTGGAAGAACAAAAATTCGCTTCAGAAGCTATGCATGATGAGGGCTCTGAGGCCTGACCGCATGACGTACGCCGTAAG AGATTTTGTAGAGGAGAAACTGGGAAACAAGTACGCGAATAGCCGATCCCTGGACTTCGCCATCTCCTTTAAAGAATCTGGTCCAGCTACGCCCAtgttcttcatcctctctcctgGAGTTGACCCTTTGAAGGATGTGGAGAAACATGGTAATACTCTCGattgttttatctttaataAGCTGTAA
- the LOC138406001 gene encoding dynein axonemal heavy chain 9-like isoform X2 has protein sequence MKGNPQAFSVVFQKAVLKAEQDDTLNQWVSNLIDSITSSVFLYTTRGLFECDKLTYIAQLAFQILTMKKEINPVELDFLLRYPVQPGLTSPVDFFSNHSWGGIKALSNLEEFRNLDQDIEGSAKRWKTFVECECPEREKFPQEWKNKNSLQKLCMMRALRPDRMTYAVRDFVEEKLGNKYANSRSLDFAISFKESGPATPMFFILSPGVDPLKDVEKHG, from the exons ATGAAGGGAAATCCACAGGCATTCAGCGTGGTCTTCCAGAAAGCGGTTCTGAAGGCTGAGCAGGACGATACTCTGAACCAGTGGGTGTCCAACCTAATTGACAGCATCACCTCCTCAGTCTTCCTGTACACCACCAGAGGCCTGTTTGAGTGTGACAAGCTCACGTACATTGCTCAGCTCGCTTTCCAG ATCCTTacgatgaaaaaagaaataaacccTGTAGAGCTGGACTTCCTTCTGAGATACCCCGTCCAACCAGGTTTAACATCACCAGTGGATTTCTTTTCCAACCACTCCTGGGGCGGGATCAAG GCCCTGAGCAACTTGGAAGAGTTCAGAAACCTGGATCAAGACATCGAAGGTTCAGCCAAACGCTGGAAGACGTTCGTGGAGTGCGAGTGTCCTGAAAGAGAGAAATTCCCCCAGGAGTGGAAGAACAAAAATTCGCTTCAGAAGCTATGCATGATGAGGGCTCTGAGGCCTGACCGCATGACGTACGCCGTAAG AGATTTTGTAGAGGAGAAACTGGGAAACAAGTACGCGAATAGCCGATCCCTGGACTTCGCCATCTCCTTTAAAGAATCTGGTCCAGCTACGCCCAtgttcttcatcctctctcctgGAGTTGACCCTTTGAAGGATGTGGAGAAACATG GTTGA